A genomic window from Thermus neutrinimicus includes:
- the nrdR gene encoding transcriptional regulator NrdR produces MKCPYCGHPDTRVVDSRPSDEGAAIRRRRECPACGRRFTTYERTQLEPLMVIKRDGRKEPFNPDKLLRGLLLACEKRPVDPEVLRRFAYTFEDQVTGPEITSEEIGLEAMAFLRDLDHVAYIRFASVYREFDSVERFIEEIRRLGGVDKKEGA; encoded by the coding sequence ATGAAGTGCCCCTACTGCGGCCATCCTGATACCCGGGTGGTGGACTCCCGCCCCTCCGACGAGGGAGCGGCCATCCGCCGCCGCCGGGAATGCCCGGCCTGCGGCCGCCGCTTCACCACCTACGAGCGCACCCAGCTGGAGCCCTTGATGGTGATCAAGCGGGATGGGCGCAAGGAGCCCTTCAACCCCGATAAGCTCCTGAGGGGGCTTCTTTTGGCATGCGAAAAGCGCCCCGTGGACCCGGAGGTTCTCCGCCGCTTCGCCTACACCTTTGAGGACCAGGTGACGGGTCCGGAGATCACCTCCGAGGAGATCGGCCTCGAGGCCATGGCCTTCTTGAGGGACCTGGACCACGTGGCCTACATCCGCTTTGCCTCCGTGTACCGGGAGTTTGACTCCGTGGAGCGCTTCATCGAGGAGATCCGGCGCCTGGGGGGTGTTGACAAGAAGGAGGGGGCTTGA
- a CDS encoding SDR family NAD(P)-dependent oxidoreductase produces MSRDILGLEGRIVMVTGAGRGFGRAIAHGYGRNGATVIAVDPDVELATGVASEVEALGATAIPIRGDMSVVLDVTSTFEKVEELFGLLDGIVHVTTAESKTPFVELLEGEWYDLMSQDVKSSLYVLQQGLRHLAGGGFVTLVLPPAVRIEPHTLSVRRAVEGLIEGVTRTFPGVRVNGVVPSRDPVSEVYDQALVRAALGLGSMVSEGVRGVVLEVELPEPPPSPEIYELLREVP; encoded by the coding sequence ATGTCACGGGATATCTTGGGCCTCGAGGGGCGGATCGTCATGGTGACGGGGGCCGGGAGGGGCTTCGGCCGGGCCATCGCCCACGGCTACGGGCGCAATGGGGCCACGGTTATCGCCGTGGACCCCGACGTGGAGCTGGCCACCGGCGTGGCCTCGGAGGTGGAGGCCCTGGGGGCCACGGCCATCCCCATCCGGGGCGATATGAGCGTGGTTTTGGATGTGACCAGCACCTTTGAAAAGGTGGAGGAGCTTTTTGGGTTATTGGACGGCATCGTCCACGTGACCACCGCCGAGAGCAAGACCCCCTTCGTGGAGCTTCTGGAAGGGGAGTGGTACGACCTCATGAGCCAGGACGTGAAGTCCAGCCTGTATGTGCTCCAGCAGGGTTTGCGCCACCTGGCGGGGGGCGGGTTTGTCACCCTGGTGCTGCCGCCGGCGGTGCGCATAGAGCCCCATACCCTTTCCGTGCGCCGGGCGGTGGAGGGACTCATCGAAGGGGTCACCCGCACCTTCCCCGGGGTGCGGGTGAACGGGGTGGTGCCCTCCCGGGACCCGGTTTCCGAGGTCTATGACCAGGCCTTGGTCCGGGCGGCCTTGGGTCTGGGCTCCATGGTTTCCGAAGGGGTCCGGGGGGTGGTGCTGGAGGTGGAGCTTCCCGAGCCTCCCCCGTCCCCCGAGATCTACGAGCTCCTTAGGGAAGTGCCATGA
- a CDS encoding macro domain-containing protein, which yields MARIRVEEGDITEFRGDAIVNAANNHLKLGAGVAGAILRKGGPSIQEECDRIGKIRVGEAAVTGAGNLGVRYVIHAAVLGDEPASLESVRQATRSALEKAVELGLRTVAFPLLGTGVGGLPVDGVARVMLEEIKKAPDTLEVTLYGYRREDAEAIRKAL from the coding sequence ATGGCCCGCATCCGCGTGGAAGAAGGGGACATCACCGAGTTCCGGGGGGATGCCATCGTCAACGCCGCCAACAACCACCTGAAGCTGGGAGCCGGGGTGGCGGGGGCCATCCTCAGGAAAGGAGGCCCCTCCATCCAGGAGGAGTGCGACCGCATCGGGAAGATCCGGGTGGGGGAAGCCGCGGTCACGGGGGCGGGGAACCTGGGGGTGCGCTACGTGATCCACGCCGCCGTCTTGGGGGATGAGCCCGCCAGCTTGGAAAGCGTGCGCCAGGCCACCCGAAGCGCCCTGGAAAAAGCGGTGGAGCTGGGCCTAAGGACCGTGGCCTTTCCCCTTTTGGGCACCGGGGTGGGAGGGCTTCCCGTGGACGGGGTGGCCCGGGTGATGCTGGAGGAGATCAAGAAGGCCCCGGATACCCTCGAGGTCACCCTCTACGGCTACCGCAGGGAGGACGCCGAGGCCATCCGGAAAGCCCTTTGA
- a CDS encoding putative Ig domain-containing protein: protein MRKLWPLVFLLAACGTQDPTGAGMEPLRLTSTTLPPAYLGEDYAATFSAEGGVRPYTFSLEGKLPQGLAFQGGRISGVPREKGQFPLTLTVEDGAKNSRVQRLTLTVSDPPPPRLTLVAPPAQVEGPFLLLGRVEVREALGFQLELPLKDLVPDLSSLRVASPVHLLDYDPEVGLLRLDVAFAKPLRDQEVFRLLLTPQKALTPRFSPRVVFFDKEGKPLAEALRRGKPFGELLKLAQNWDKEGKELKGDANGDGRVDAQDLEALAQDYFPKLTAPAVPGSPPPPGREEAPPPPQEEGSP from the coding sequence ATGCGAAAGCTCTGGCCCCTCGTGTTCCTCCTGGCCGCCTGCGGCACCCAAGACCCCACGGGGGCGGGGATGGAGCCCTTGCGCCTCACCAGCACCACCCTCCCCCCCGCCTACTTGGGGGAGGACTACGCCGCCACCTTCAGCGCGGAGGGAGGGGTGCGGCCCTACACCTTTAGCCTCGAGGGCAAGCTCCCCCAAGGCCTTGCCTTCCAAGGAGGGCGGATCAGCGGGGTACCCAGGGAGAAGGGCCAGTTCCCCCTTACCCTCACCGTGGAGGACGGGGCCAAGAACAGCCGTGTCCAGCGGCTCACCCTCACGGTCTCCGACCCACCCCCGCCCAGGCTGACCCTGGTGGCCCCGCCTGCCCAGGTGGAAGGGCCCTTCCTCCTTTTGGGCCGGGTGGAGGTGCGGGAGGCTCTGGGGTTCCAGCTGGAACTGCCCTTAAAGGACCTGGTGCCGGACCTTTCCAGCCTGAGGGTGGCAAGCCCCGTCCACCTCCTGGACTACGACCCGGAGGTGGGGCTTTTGCGCCTGGATGTGGCCTTCGCCAAACCCCTAAGGGACCAGGAGGTCTTCCGCCTCCTCCTCACCCCGCAGAAGGCCCTTACCCCCAGGTTTTCCCCCCGGGTGGTCTTTTTCGACAAGGAGGGGAAGCCCCTGGCCGAGGCCCTGAGGCGGGGAAAGCCTTTTGGCGAACTCCTAAAGCTGGCCCAGAACTGGGACAAGGAGGGGAAGGAGCTCAAGGGGGACGCTAACGGGGATGGTAGGGTGGATGCCCAGGACCTCGAGGCCCTGGCCCAGGATTACTTCCCCAAGCTAACCGCCCCAGCCGTTCCCGGAAGCCCCCCTCCCCCTGGGCGGGAGGAGGCTCCCCCGCCGCCCCAGGAGGAAGGCTCCCCGTAG
- the dcd gene encoding dCTP deaminase gives MIKPDWWIREMAKKGMIEPFEERLVREGVISYGLSSFGYDLRAAPEWKIFTNVFSTVVDPKGFDPRSFVEYEGEEVIIPPNSFALTRSVEYIRMPENVIAIALGKSTYARCGIVANVTPLEPGWEGHVTLEISNTTPLPAKVYANEGIVQIIFLEGPRPQTSYKDRQGKYQGQKGITLPRV, from the coding sequence ATGATTAAGCCGGACTGGTGGATCCGGGAGATGGCCAAAAAGGGGATGATCGAGCCCTTCGAGGAAAGGCTGGTGCGGGAAGGGGTGATCAGCTACGGGCTTTCCAGCTTCGGCTACGACCTCCGCGCCGCCCCGGAGTGGAAGATCTTCACCAACGTCTTCTCCACGGTGGTGGACCCCAAGGGCTTTGACCCCAGAAGCTTCGTGGAGTACGAGGGGGAGGAGGTCATCATCCCCCCCAACTCCTTCGCCCTCACCCGGAGCGTGGAGTACATCCGCATGCCGGAGAACGTGATCGCCATCGCCCTGGGCAAGAGCACCTACGCCCGCTGCGGCATCGTGGCCAACGTGACCCCCTTGGAACCCGGCTGGGAAGGGCACGTCACCCTGGAGATCTCCAACACCACCCCCCTGCCCGCCAAGGTCTACGCCAACGAGGGCATCGTGCAGATCATCTTCCTCGAGGGGCCACGGCCCCAAACCAGCTACAAGGACCGGCAGGGCAAGTACCAGGGCCAAAAGGGCATCACCCTGCCCCGGGTGTAG
- a CDS encoding peptidylprolyl isomerase translates to MKVRLLFLGFLLLLGACKGESMRPLPYLSETPVRSFKAPQRVLEDGKDYYARLRTTKGDILLDLLEKEAPNTVNSFVFLALHRFFEGVVWHRVIPGFVAQTGDPTGTGRGGPGYGFGLEIAPGLAFDREGMVGMARTQDPNSNGSQFFITLAPTPHLTGQYALFAQVVEGMEVVRRLAPTEGPGATGERDRILSVEILVKE, encoded by the coding sequence ATGAAGGTGCGCCTCCTCTTCCTCGGCTTCCTTCTCCTCCTGGGCGCCTGCAAGGGTGAGAGCATGCGACCCCTTCCCTACCTTTCGGAAACGCCGGTCCGCTCCTTCAAGGCACCCCAGAGGGTGCTGGAAGACGGCAAGGATTACTATGCCCGCCTGAGGACCACCAAGGGGGATATCCTCCTGGACCTCCTGGAAAAGGAGGCCCCCAACACGGTGAACTCCTTCGTGTTCCTGGCCCTCCACCGCTTCTTTGAGGGGGTGGTGTGGCACCGGGTCATCCCGGGCTTCGTGGCCCAGACGGGGGATCCCACGGGCACCGGCCGGGGCGGCCCCGGCTACGGCTTCGGGTTGGAGATCGCCCCGGGTTTGGCCTTTGACCGGGAGGGCATGGTGGGCATGGCCCGCACCCAGGACCCCAACTCCAACGGCAGCCAGTTCTTCATCACCCTGGCCCCCACACCCCACCTCACCGGGCAGTACGCCCTCTTCGCCCAGGTGGTGGAGGGCATGGAGGTGGTAAGGCGCCTCGCCCCCACGGAGGGCCCAGGCGCCACAGGGGAACGGGACAGGATCCTTAGCGTGGAGATCCTGGTCAAGGAATGA
- a CDS encoding ATP phosphoribosyltransferase regulatory subunit gives MIPEGTRFLLPPEARLKAELMARLRDLFLRHGYEPVELPALEVYDPSHPLAERAFKLVDKTGEVLALRSEFTTLLAKLLRPHLGEGVARFQYAGALWLREGDAELGRYREYTQVGLELIGATGPLADAEILSLAFSALEALGLEGEVEVGLPSLVGEVLQASGLPEEARKEAQRAIHRKNLPELTELLSRHPVPPEARHTLLALPDLYGGMEVLAEAKGLPLPERGRRALEDLERTLELLERPVLLDLGMARRYEYYSGIFFRAYTPGFGLPLLGGGRYDGALLPMAAGFAIGVERALEALKPPRVEASPEVLALDLKALRRFSREMRVELFHGEDPVAYAKARGIPYLAQGERIFKVEEG, from the coding sequence ATGATTCCCGAAGGCACCCGCTTTCTGCTCCCCCCCGAGGCCCGGCTCAAGGCCGAGCTCATGGCCCGGCTACGGGACCTATTCCTCCGCCACGGGTACGAGCCCGTGGAGCTTCCGGCCCTCGAGGTCTACGACCCCTCCCACCCCCTGGCGGAGCGGGCCTTTAAGCTGGTGGACAAGACCGGGGAGGTGTTGGCCCTAAGGAGCGAGTTCACCACCCTTTTGGCCAAGCTCCTAAGGCCCCACCTGGGAGAAGGGGTAGCCCGCTTCCAGTACGCAGGGGCCCTATGGCTTAGGGAAGGGGATGCGGAGCTGGGCCGTTACCGGGAGTACACCCAGGTGGGGCTGGAGCTCATCGGGGCCACGGGACCCCTGGCGGATGCCGAGATCCTCTCCCTGGCCTTCTCCGCCCTGGAGGCCTTGGGGCTGGAAGGGGAGGTGGAGGTGGGCCTTCCCAGCCTGGTGGGGGAGGTGCTCCAGGCCTCGGGCCTGCCGGAGGAGGCCCGCAAGGAGGCCCAAAGGGCCATCCACCGCAAGAACCTGCCCGAGCTCACCGAGCTCCTCTCCCGCCACCCGGTTCCCCCCGAGGCCAGGCACACCCTCCTGGCCCTCCCCGACCTCTACGGGGGCATGGAGGTGCTGGCCGAGGCCAAGGGCCTCCCCCTCCCCGAAAGGGGCAGAAGGGCCCTGGAGGACCTGGAAAGGACCCTGGAACTTCTGGAAAGGCCCGTGCTCTTGGACCTGGGCATGGCCCGGCGCTACGAGTACTATTCCGGCATCTTCTTCCGCGCCTACACCCCGGGCTTCGGCCTGCCCCTTCTGGGGGGCGGGCGCTACGACGGGGCCCTTCTCCCGATGGCCGCGGGGTTCGCCATCGGGGTTGAGCGGGCCCTGGAGGCCCTAAAACCCCCCAGGGTGGAGGCAAGCCCCGAGGTCTTGGCCCTGGACCTAAAGGCCCTTCGCCGCTTCTCCCGGGAGATGCGGGTGGAGCTTTTCCACGGGGAAGACCCCGTGGCCTACGCCAAGGCCCGGGGCATCCCCTACCTGGCCCAAGGGGAGCGCATCTTTAAGGTGGAGGAGGGATGA
- the hisG gene encoding ATP phosphoribosyltransferase: MKRFALTVALPKGRMFQEAYEALRQAGLELPSMENQRALLHGKEGGIALLELRNKDVPVYVDLGIADIGVVGKDVLLDSGRDLFEPVDLGFGACRLSLIRRPGDTSPIRRIATKYPLFTARLLKERGWVADVVELSGNIELAAVTGLADAVVDVVQTGATLKAAGLEEVEVLAHSTARLVVNRQALKLKRSLLKPLIAKLRNRDGGP, encoded by the coding sequence ATGAAGCGCTTTGCCCTTACCGTTGCCCTGCCCAAGGGAAGGATGTTCCAGGAAGCCTATGAGGCCCTGAGGCAGGCAGGGCTGGAACTCCCTTCCATGGAGAACCAGCGGGCCCTTCTCCACGGCAAGGAAGGGGGTATCGCCCTCCTGGAGCTTCGCAACAAGGATGTGCCCGTCTACGTGGACCTGGGCATCGCCGACATCGGGGTGGTGGGCAAGGACGTGCTCCTGGACTCGGGCCGGGACCTTTTTGAGCCCGTGGACCTAGGCTTCGGGGCCTGCCGCCTTTCCCTTATAAGGCGCCCCGGCGATACCTCCCCCATCCGGCGCATCGCCACCAAGTACCCCCTCTTCACCGCCCGGCTTCTGAAGGAGCGGGGCTGGGTGGCGGATGTGGTGGAACTTTCGGGCAACATCGAGCTGGCCGCGGTCACGGGTCTGGCGGATGCGGTGGTGGATGTGGTCCAGACCGGGGCCACCCTCAAGGCGGCGGGCCTCGAGGAGGTGGAGGTCCTGGCCCACTCCACCGCCCGCCTGGTGGTGAACCGCCAGGCCTTGAAGCTTAAACGCTCGCTTTTAAAGCCCCTGATCGCTAAGCTGAGAAACCGTGACGGAGGCCCGTAG
- the trmH gene encoding tRNA (guanosine(18)-2'-O)-methyltransferase TrmH: protein MTEARRRRIEEVLKRRQPDLTVLLENVHKPHNLSAILRSCDAVGVLEAHAVNPTGGVPTFNETSGGSHKWVYLRVHPDIQTAMDHLRERGFWVYATALREDAQDFREVDYTRPTAILLGAEKWGVSQEALALSHGAIRIPMLGMVQSLNVSVAAAVILFEAQRQRLKAGLYEHPRLDPGLYQRVLEDWLRK, encoded by the coding sequence GTGACGGAGGCCCGTAGACGCCGCATAGAGGAGGTCCTTAAAAGGCGCCAGCCCGACCTCACCGTTTTGCTGGAAAATGTGCACAAGCCCCACAACCTCTCCGCCATCCTGCGGAGCTGCGACGCGGTGGGGGTCCTCGAGGCCCATGCGGTAAACCCCACCGGGGGCGTGCCCACCTTCAACGAGACCAGCGGGGGAAGCCATAAGTGGGTCTACCTAAGGGTGCACCCCGACATCCAGACGGCCATGGACCACCTGAGGGAGCGGGGCTTTTGGGTCTACGCCACCGCCCTAAGGGAGGACGCCCAAGACTTCCGGGAGGTGGACTACACCCGGCCCACCGCCATCCTGTTGGGAGCGGAGAAATGGGGGGTTTCCCAGGAGGCCCTAGCCCTTTCCCATGGGGCCATAAGGATCCCCATGCTGGGCATGGTGCAGAGCCTCAACGTGAGCGTGGCGGCGGCGGTGATCCTCTTTGAGGCCCAGCGGCAAAGGCTAAAGGCGGGGCTTTACGAGCATCCCCGCCTGGACCCAGGGCTTTACCAAAGGGTCCTGGAGGACTGGCTCAGGAAGTGA
- a CDS encoding branched-chain amino acid transaminase, protein MVKPEAKGGDVQIKAGLIWMNGALVPQEEAKTSVLSHALHYGTSVFEGIRAYETPKGPAIFRLREHVRRFFNSAKVLRMEIPFTLEEMEEAIKEVVRRNGYKSCYIRPLAWMGAKALGVNPLPNNPAEVMVAAWEWGTYLGEEAVRKGAKLITSSWARFPANVMPGKAKVGGNYVNSALAKMEAVAAGADEALLLDEEGYVAEGSGENLFFVRDGVVYALEHSVNLEGITRDSVIRIAKDLGYEVQVVRATRDQLYMADEVFMTGTAAEVTPVSMIDWRPIGSGTAGPVALRLREVYLEAARGLRPEYEGWLTYVTS, encoded by the coding sequence ATGGTGAAGCCCGAGGCTAAAGGTGGGGATGTTCAAATCAAAGCCGGCCTCATCTGGATGAACGGGGCCCTGGTGCCCCAGGAGGAGGCCAAGACCAGCGTTCTAAGCCATGCCCTTCACTACGGGACCAGCGTCTTTGAGGGGATACGGGCCTACGAGACCCCCAAGGGTCCGGCCATCTTCCGCCTGCGGGAGCACGTGCGGCGCTTTTTCAACTCCGCCAAGGTGTTGCGCATGGAGATCCCCTTCACCCTCGAGGAGATGGAGGAGGCCATCAAGGAGGTGGTGCGGAGAAACGGCTACAAGAGCTGCTATATCCGTCCTCTGGCCTGGATGGGGGCCAAGGCCTTGGGGGTGAACCCCCTGCCCAACAACCCCGCGGAGGTGATGGTGGCCGCCTGGGAATGGGGCACCTACCTGGGGGAGGAAGCGGTGCGCAAGGGGGCCAAGCTCATCACCAGCTCCTGGGCCCGCTTCCCCGCCAACGTGATGCCGGGCAAGGCCAAGGTGGGGGGCAACTACGTGAACTCGGCCCTGGCCAAGATGGAGGCGGTGGCGGCGGGCGCCGACGAGGCCCTCCTTTTGGACGAGGAGGGGTATGTGGCCGAGGGGAGCGGGGAGAACCTCTTTTTCGTGCGGGATGGGGTGGTCTACGCCCTGGAGCACTCGGTGAACCTGGAGGGGATCACCCGCGACTCCGTGATCCGCATCGCCAAGGACCTGGGGTACGAGGTCCAGGTGGTGCGGGCCACCCGGGACCAGCTCTACATGGCCGACGAGGTCTTCATGACCGGCACCGCCGCCGAGGTCACCCCGGTTTCCATGATCGACTGGCGGCCCATCGGCTCGGGTACCGCGGGGCCCGTGGCCCTGAGGCTACGGGAGGTTTACCTGGAGGCCGCCAGGGGCTTGCGGCCGGAGTACGAGGGCTGGCTCACCTACGTCACTTCCTGA
- a CDS encoding hydrogen peroxide-inducible genes activator: MTLEQMRYLVALVEEKSFTRAAERVYLTQPALSVQIRKLEEELGVKLFDRRQGKPTEVGERVAAQARRVLEEVAGIKAIARGEEGIFHGPFRVGVIPTLAPYLLPKLLPRLSARYPALEVSVREELTPAILQGLMEGRLDAGLVGTEERAPGVQSLPLFAEGFLAYVSPEHPLYAKESLHPLEIPLEDTWILSEGHCFRDQVLSVCRPSLERRRVEFQSGDLETLILLVEEVGGLTLLPEVALWTLPRTKHVHLRPLSPPGAGRTVYLLLREGSLKAPVARALGEEAKGVFHGLRLTG, translated from the coding sequence ATGACTTTGGAGCAGATGCGCTACCTGGTGGCTCTAGTGGAGGAGAAAAGCTTCACGCGGGCTGCGGAGCGGGTCTACCTGACCCAGCCCGCCCTCAGCGTGCAGATCCGCAAGCTGGAGGAGGAGCTTGGGGTCAAGCTCTTTGACCGCAGGCAGGGGAAGCCCACGGAGGTGGGGGAAAGGGTGGCGGCCCAGGCGCGCCGGGTGCTGGAGGAGGTGGCGGGGATCAAGGCCATCGCCCGGGGGGAGGAGGGGATATTTCATGGGCCATTTCGCGTGGGGGTAATCCCCACCCTGGCCCCCTATCTTCTCCCCAAGCTTCTACCCCGGCTTTCGGCCAGGTATCCGGCCCTCGAGGTCTCGGTGCGGGAGGAGCTCACCCCAGCCATCCTTCAGGGACTGATGGAGGGCCGTTTGGATGCGGGGCTGGTGGGTACGGAGGAACGGGCGCCCGGTGTGCAAAGCCTTCCCCTTTTTGCCGAAGGGTTTCTGGCCTACGTGTCGCCTGAGCACCCCCTTTACGCCAAGGAGAGCCTCCACCCCTTGGAGATCCCCCTCGAGGACACCTGGATCCTTTCGGAGGGCCACTGCTTTCGGGACCAGGTCCTTTCCGTCTGCCGCCCCAGCCTGGAAAGACGCAGGGTGGAGTTCCAAAGCGGGGATTTGGAAACCCTGATCCTTCTGGTGGAGGAGGTGGGGGGGCTTACCCTTCTGCCCGAGGTGGCCCTGTGGACCCTTCCCCGAACCAAGCACGTCCACCTGCGGCCCCTAAGCCCCCCAGGGGCGGGGCGGACCGTCTACCTTCTCTTGCGGGAGGGTAGCCTCAAAGCGCCCGTGGCCCGGGCCCTCGGGGAAGAGGCCAAGGGGGTTTTTCATGGGCTACGGTTAACGGGCTAG
- a CDS encoding manganese catalase family protein → MFLRIDRLQIELPMPKEQDPNAAAAVQALLGGRFGEMSTLMNYMYQSFNFRGKKALKPYYDLIANIATEELGHIELVAATINSLLAKNPGKDLEEGVDPVATPLGFAKDARNAAHFIAGGANSLVLGAMGEHWHGEYVFTSGNLILDLLHNFFLEVAARTHKLRVYEMTDNPVAREMIGYLLVRGGVHAAAYGKALESLTGVEMTKMLPIPRIDNSKIPEAKKYMDLGFHRNLYRFSPSDYQDLGLIWTGPSPEDGSQVRVVDGPPEGGPVFDPGHDAAEFAPEFHPGELYEIARKLYEKAK, encoded by the coding sequence ATGTTTTTAAGAATAGACCGCCTGCAGATAGAGCTTCCCATGCCCAAGGAACAGGACCCCAACGCCGCCGCTGCGGTCCAGGCCCTTTTGGGGGGACGCTTTGGGGAGATGTCCACCCTGATGAACTACATGTACCAGTCCTTCAACTTCCGGGGGAAGAAGGCCCTTAAGCCCTACTACGACCTCATCGCCAACATCGCCACCGAGGAGCTGGGCCACATCGAGCTGGTGGCCGCCACCATCAACAGCCTCCTGGCCAAGAACCCGGGGAAGGACCTCGAGGAAGGCGTGGACCCGGTGGCCACTCCCCTGGGCTTTGCCAAGGACGCCCGCAATGCCGCCCACTTCATCGCCGGCGGGGCCAACAGCCTGGTGTTGGGAGCCATGGGAGAGCACTGGCACGGGGAGTACGTCTTCACCAGCGGCAACCTTATCCTGGACCTTCTCCACAACTTCTTCCTGGAGGTGGCTGCCCGCACCCACAAGCTCCGGGTCTATGAGATGACGGATAACCCCGTGGCCCGGGAGATGATCGGCTACCTCCTGGTGCGGGGAGGGGTGCACGCCGCCGCCTACGGGAAGGCTCTTGAAAGCCTTACCGGGGTGGAGATGACCAAGATGCTCCCCATCCCCCGCATCGACAACAGCAAGATCCCCGAGGCCAAAAAGTACATGGACCTGGGCTTCCACAGGAACCTCTACCGCTTTAGCCCCTCCGACTACCAGGACCTGGGGCTCATCTGGACCGGCCCCTCCCCGGAGGACGGCAGCCAGGTGAGGGTGGTGGACGGGCCTCCCGAAGGCGGCCCGGTCTTTGACCCAGGCCACGACGCCGCCGAGTTCGCCCCCGAGTTCCACCCAGGGGAGCTCTACGAGATCGCCAGGAAGCTTTACGAGAAAGCCAAGTAG
- the dprA gene encoding DNA-processing protein DprA produces the protein MDPLALALLPGIGPKRLLELLAEENPLPNLRERFPQAATGLAQAERQARRERERAAALGVRILGLWEEGFPEGLTRLPQPPTHLYVQGDLPEEGKAVAIVGTRKASPWALSFTRRLSRELSEAGLCVVSGLARGVDREAHLGALEGGGSTLGVLGSALDRIYPPEHRELARKMTLVSEFPFGTGPKPEFFPRRNRIIAGLVRAVIVVEAPMESGALITARHALELGKEVLAVPGRPTDENSLGANRLIQDGAYPVLSAGDVLSYLGFSERPKEAVELSPEEEGLYALLRQGEALPEDLAQALGVPAERVLSLLTLLELKGLAQALPGGRYGAL, from the coding sequence GTGGATCCCCTGGCCCTTGCCCTGCTTCCCGGCATCGGGCCCAAGCGGCTTCTCGAGCTTTTGGCAGAGGAAAATCCCCTTCCCAACCTAAGGGAGCGCTTTCCCCAAGCAGCAACCGGGCTTGCCCAAGCGGAAAGGCAGGCCAGGCGGGAAAGGGAGCGGGCAGCGGCCCTGGGGGTGCGGATTCTGGGCCTTTGGGAGGAGGGCTTCCCTGAGGGGCTTACGAGGCTTCCCCAGCCCCCTACCCACCTCTACGTGCAGGGGGATCTTCCGGAGGAGGGAAAGGCGGTGGCCATCGTGGGCACCAGGAAGGCTTCCCCCTGGGCGCTCTCTTTTACCCGTAGGCTTTCCAGAGAGCTTTCCGAGGCCGGGCTTTGCGTGGTCTCCGGCCTGGCAAGGGGGGTGGACCGGGAGGCCCACCTGGGGGCCCTGGAGGGAGGCGGGTCCACCCTGGGGGTTTTGGGAAGCGCCTTGGACCGCATCTATCCTCCCGAGCACCGGGAGTTGGCCCGGAAGATGACCCTGGTTTCCGAGTTCCCCTTCGGCACCGGGCCTAAGCCGGAGTTTTTCCCCCGGAGAAACCGTATCATCGCGGGGTTGGTGCGGGCGGTGATTGTGGTGGAGGCCCCCATGGAGTCTGGGGCCCTCATCACCGCCCGGCATGCCCTGGAACTGGGCAAGGAGGTTTTGGCGGTACCGGGCCGTCCCACGGACGAGAACTCCCTGGGGGCCAACCGCCTCATTCAGGATGGGGCCTATCCGGTGCTGTCCGCGGGGGACGTCCTTTCCTACCTGGGGTTTTCCGAAAGGCCCAAGGAGGCGGTGGAGCTTTCCCCGGAAGAGGAGGGGCTTTATGCCCTTCTCAGGCAAGGGGAAGCCCTCCCCGAGGACCTGGCCCAGGCCTTGGGGGTACCTGCGGAGAGGGTTCTTTCCCTCCTCACCCTGCTGGAGCTTAAGGGGCTGGCCCAGGCCTTGCCCGGGGGAAGGTATGGGGCGCTTTAG